In Molothrus aeneus isolate 106 chromosome 3, BPBGC_Maene_1.0, whole genome shotgun sequence, a single genomic region encodes these proteins:
- the TATDN3 gene encoding putative deoxyribonuclease TATDN3 isoform X2 → MAGPVDCHCHLAAACFQPDVAAVVRAAEQAAVSALVVVSEQAGEFRSVVELSERFPGFVLPCLGVHPIQEISPEEQRSVTLKDLDAALPLIELYKDKLVGIGEVGLDFTPRFASTDEQKEGQRQVLIKQIELARRLDLPLNVHSRSAGRPTINLLKEQGATKVLLHAFDGKPSVAMEGVRAGYYFSIPPSIVRSEQQKLVKQLPLENMCLETDSPALGPEKQVRNEPKNIYIAAEYIAKIKGIPVGEVIEVTTQNALKVFPKLQHFIRI, encoded by the exons ATGGCGGGGCCGGTGGACTGTCACTGCCACCTGGCCGCGGCCTGCTTCCAGCCG GACGTGGCGGCCGTGGTGCGGGCGGCGGAGCAG GCGGCCGTGTCGGCGCTGGTTGTGGTGTCGGAGCAGGCGGGCGAGTTCCGGAGCGTCGTGGAGCTGTCCGAGAG ATTCCCAGGGTTTGTCTTGCCATGCCTGGGAGTTCACCCAATTCAAGAGATCTCTCCAGAGGAGCAGCGCAGTGTTACTTTGAAG GATCTGGATGCTGCGCTGCCTCTTATAGAACTTTACAAAGACAAATTGGTGGGGATTGGAGAA GTTGGACTAGATTTCACTCCCAGATTTGCCAGCACCGATGAACAGAAGGAAGGACAAAGACAGGTTTTGATCAAGCAGATTGAGCTGGCAAGAAGACTGGATTTGCCATT AAATGTTCATTCCCGCTCAGCTGGAAGACCAACCATTAATCTCTTGAAGGAACAAG GTGCTACCAAGGTGTTGCTCCATGCCTTTGATGGGAAGCCATCTGTAGCCATGGAAGGGGTGAGAGCTGGATACTACTTCTCCATTCCTCCTTCCATTGTAAGGAGTGAACAG CAGAAGCTTGTGAAACAGCTGCCACTGGAAAATATGTGCTTGGAAACGGATTCTCCTGCACTGGGGCCTGAAAAACAG gtgAGGAATGAAcccaaaaatatttacattgctGCTGAATACATTGCCAAAATTAAAGGAATTCCAGTTGGAGAAGTTATAGAAGTGACTACACAGAATGCACTAAAAGTATTCCCTAAACTTCAGCACTTTATTCGGATATAG
- the TATDN3 gene encoding putative deoxyribonuclease TATDN3 isoform X3 has translation MAGPVDCHCHLAAACFQPDVAAVVRAAEQAAVSALVVVSEQAGEFRSVVELSERFPGFVLPCLGVHPIQEISPEEQRSVTLKDLDAALPLIELYKDKLVGIGEVGLDFTPRFASTDEQKEGQRQVLIKQIELARRLDLPLNVHSRSAGRPTINLLKEQGATKVLLHAFDGKPSVAMEGVRAGYYFSIPPSIVRSEQKLVKQLPLENMCLETDSPALGPEKQVRNEPKNIYIAAEYIAKIKGIPVGEVIEVTTQNALKVFPKLQHFIRI, from the exons ATGGCGGGGCCGGTGGACTGTCACTGCCACCTGGCCGCGGCCTGCTTCCAGCCG GACGTGGCGGCCGTGGTGCGGGCGGCGGAGCAG GCGGCCGTGTCGGCGCTGGTTGTGGTGTCGGAGCAGGCGGGCGAGTTCCGGAGCGTCGTGGAGCTGTCCGAGAG ATTCCCAGGGTTTGTCTTGCCATGCCTGGGAGTTCACCCAATTCAAGAGATCTCTCCAGAGGAGCAGCGCAGTGTTACTTTGAAG GATCTGGATGCTGCGCTGCCTCTTATAGAACTTTACAAAGACAAATTGGTGGGGATTGGAGAA GTTGGACTAGATTTCACTCCCAGATTTGCCAGCACCGATGAACAGAAGGAAGGACAAAGACAGGTTTTGATCAAGCAGATTGAGCTGGCAAGAAGACTGGATTTGCCATT AAATGTTCATTCCCGCTCAGCTGGAAGACCAACCATTAATCTCTTGAAGGAACAAG GTGCTACCAAGGTGTTGCTCCATGCCTTTGATGGGAAGCCATCTGTAGCCATGGAAGGGGTGAGAGCTGGATACTACTTCTCCATTCCTCCTTCCATTGTAAGGAGTGAACAG AAGCTTGTGAAACAGCTGCCACTGGAAAATATGTGCTTGGAAACGGATTCTCCTGCACTGGGGCCTGAAAAACAG gtgAGGAATGAAcccaaaaatatttacattgctGCTGAATACATTGCCAAAATTAAAGGAATTCCAGTTGGAGAAGTTATAGAAGTGACTACACAGAATGCACTAAAAGTATTCCCTAAACTTCAGCACTTTATTCGGATATAG
- the TATDN3 gene encoding putative deoxyribonuclease TATDN3 isoform X1, protein MAGPVDCHCHLAAACFQPDVAAVVRAAEQAAVSALVVVSEQAGEFRSVVELSERFPGFVLPCLGVHPIQEISPEEQRSVTLKDLDAALPLIELYKDKLVGIGEVGLDFTPRFASTDEQKEGQRQVLIKQIELARRLDLPLNVHSRSAGRPTINLLKEQGATKVLLHAFDGKPSVAMEGVRAGYYFSIPPSIVRSEQKQKLVKQLPLENMCLETDSPALGPEKQVRNEPKNIYIAAEYIAKIKGIPVGEVIEVTTQNALKVFPKLQHFIRI, encoded by the exons ATGGCGGGGCCGGTGGACTGTCACTGCCACCTGGCCGCGGCCTGCTTCCAGCCG GACGTGGCGGCCGTGGTGCGGGCGGCGGAGCAG GCGGCCGTGTCGGCGCTGGTTGTGGTGTCGGAGCAGGCGGGCGAGTTCCGGAGCGTCGTGGAGCTGTCCGAGAG ATTCCCAGGGTTTGTCTTGCCATGCCTGGGAGTTCACCCAATTCAAGAGATCTCTCCAGAGGAGCAGCGCAGTGTTACTTTGAAG GATCTGGATGCTGCGCTGCCTCTTATAGAACTTTACAAAGACAAATTGGTGGGGATTGGAGAA GTTGGACTAGATTTCACTCCCAGATTTGCCAGCACCGATGAACAGAAGGAAGGACAAAGACAGGTTTTGATCAAGCAGATTGAGCTGGCAAGAAGACTGGATTTGCCATT AAATGTTCATTCCCGCTCAGCTGGAAGACCAACCATTAATCTCTTGAAGGAACAAG GTGCTACCAAGGTGTTGCTCCATGCCTTTGATGGGAAGCCATCTGTAGCCATGGAAGGGGTGAGAGCTGGATACTACTTCTCCATTCCTCCTTCCATTGTAAGGAGTGAACAG AAGCAGAAGCTTGTGAAACAGCTGCCACTGGAAAATATGTGCTTGGAAACGGATTCTCCTGCACTGGGGCCTGAAAAACAG gtgAGGAATGAAcccaaaaatatttacattgctGCTGAATACATTGCCAAAATTAAAGGAATTCCAGTTGGAGAAGTTATAGAAGTGACTACACAGAATGCACTAAAAGTATTCCCTAAACTTCAGCACTTTATTCGGATATAG
- the TATDN3 gene encoding putative deoxyribonuclease TATDN3 isoform X4: MAGPVDCHCHLAAACFQPDVAAVVRAAEQAAVSALVVVSEQAGEFRSVVELSERFPGFVLPCLGVHPIQEISPEEQRSVTLKVGLDFTPRFASTDEQKEGQRQVLIKQIELARRLDLPLNVHSRSAGRPTINLLKEQGATKVLLHAFDGKPSVAMEGVRAGYYFSIPPSIVRSEQKQKLVKQLPLENMCLETDSPALGPEKQVRNEPKNIYIAAEYIAKIKGIPVGEVIEVTTQNALKVFPKLQHFIRI, translated from the exons ATGGCGGGGCCGGTGGACTGTCACTGCCACCTGGCCGCGGCCTGCTTCCAGCCG GACGTGGCGGCCGTGGTGCGGGCGGCGGAGCAG GCGGCCGTGTCGGCGCTGGTTGTGGTGTCGGAGCAGGCGGGCGAGTTCCGGAGCGTCGTGGAGCTGTCCGAGAG ATTCCCAGGGTTTGTCTTGCCATGCCTGGGAGTTCACCCAATTCAAGAGATCTCTCCAGAGGAGCAGCGCAGTGTTACTTTGAAG GTTGGACTAGATTTCACTCCCAGATTTGCCAGCACCGATGAACAGAAGGAAGGACAAAGACAGGTTTTGATCAAGCAGATTGAGCTGGCAAGAAGACTGGATTTGCCATT AAATGTTCATTCCCGCTCAGCTGGAAGACCAACCATTAATCTCTTGAAGGAACAAG GTGCTACCAAGGTGTTGCTCCATGCCTTTGATGGGAAGCCATCTGTAGCCATGGAAGGGGTGAGAGCTGGATACTACTTCTCCATTCCTCCTTCCATTGTAAGGAGTGAACAG AAGCAGAAGCTTGTGAAACAGCTGCCACTGGAAAATATGTGCTTGGAAACGGATTCTCCTGCACTGGGGCCTGAAAAACAG gtgAGGAATGAAcccaaaaatatttacattgctGCTGAATACATTGCCAAAATTAAAGGAATTCCAGTTGGAGAAGTTATAGAAGTGACTACACAGAATGCACTAAAAGTATTCCCTAAACTTCAGCACTTTATTCGGATATAG
- the TATDN3 gene encoding putative deoxyribonuclease TATDN3 isoform X5, with translation MRCPPQSGRPFLALNLRSLRALGVKLRVSVVFHPLAICSMPRFPGFVLPCLGVHPIQEISPEEQRSVTLKVGLDFTPRFASTDEQKEGQRQVLIKQIELARRLDLPLNVHSRSAGRPTINLLKEQGATKVLLHAFDGKPSVAMEGVRAGYYFSIPPSIVRSEQKQKLVKQLPLENMCLETDSPALGPEKQVRNEPKNIYIAAEYIAKIKGIPVGEVIEVTTQNALKVFPKLQHFIRI, from the exons ATGCGCTGCCCCCCTCAGTCAGGCCGGCCCTTCTTGGCTTTAAACCTGCGCTCTCTGCGAGCTCTTGGCGTTAAACTTAGGGTCTCTGTGGTCTTTCACCCTCTCGCTATCTGTTCCATGCCTAGATTCCCAGGGTTTGTCTTGCCATGCCTGGGAGTTCACCCAATTCAAGAGATCTCTCCAGAGGAGCAGCGCAGTGTTACTTTGAAG GTTGGACTAGATTTCACTCCCAGATTTGCCAGCACCGATGAACAGAAGGAAGGACAAAGACAGGTTTTGATCAAGCAGATTGAGCTGGCAAGAAGACTGGATTTGCCATT AAATGTTCATTCCCGCTCAGCTGGAAGACCAACCATTAATCTCTTGAAGGAACAAG GTGCTACCAAGGTGTTGCTCCATGCCTTTGATGGGAAGCCATCTGTAGCCATGGAAGGGGTGAGAGCTGGATACTACTTCTCCATTCCTCCTTCCATTGTAAGGAGTGAACAG AAGCAGAAGCTTGTGAAACAGCTGCCACTGGAAAATATGTGCTTGGAAACGGATTCTCCTGCACTGGGGCCTGAAAAACAG gtgAGGAATGAAcccaaaaatatttacattgctGCTGAATACATTGCCAAAATTAAAGGAATTCCAGTTGGAGAAGTTATAGAAGTGACTACACAGAATGCACTAAAAGTATTCCCTAAACTTCAGCACTTTATTCGGATATAG